One genomic window of Arthrobacter sp. Marseille-P9274 includes the following:
- a CDS encoding recombinase family protein, which yields MIYGYARVSSTGQDLAPQVAQLLAAGCAKIYQEKASAASAERQKLKRAIGALDAGDVLMVTATDRLARNTRDLLNILHAVKEAGAGFRSIAEPMVDTTSQFAEVVIAVLGIAASWERQRIVERTAVGRDQAKARGVKFGRRAALTPHQQAEALQRLANGDTQRTVAALLGVDQATISRLSRRQEERP from the coding sequence ATGATCTACGGCTATGCACGCGTTTCCTCGACCGGCCAGGACCTCGCCCCGCAGGTCGCCCAGCTCCTCGCTGCCGGCTGCGCCAAGATCTACCAGGAGAAGGCCAGCGCCGCGTCGGCCGAGCGGCAGAAGCTCAAGCGCGCGATCGGCGCACTCGATGCTGGCGACGTGCTGATGGTGACGGCCACCGATCGCCTGGCGCGCAACACCCGTGACCTGTTGAACATCCTTCATGCGGTGAAGGAGGCAGGGGCTGGCTTCCGCTCGATCGCGGAGCCGATGGTGGACACGACCTCGCAGTTTGCCGAGGTCGTCATCGCCGTCCTCGGGATCGCGGCAAGCTGGGAGCGCCAGCGGATCGTCGAGCGCACCGCAGTCGGCCGCGACCAGGCCAAGGCCCGTGGCGTGAAGTTCGGCCGGCGCGCCGCCCTCACGCCTCACCAGCAGGCCGAGGCGCTACAGCGCCTTGCCAACGGTGACACGCAGCGCACCGTCGCCGCTTTGCTCGGGGTCGATCAGGCCACGATATCGCGGCTGTCGCGG